In a genomic window of Mycolicibacterium neoaurum VKM Ac-1815D:
- a CDS encoding FecCD family ABC transporter permease, which produces MNFRTVVDHRPGLATAALLVLGMGVLLFSMLAAVSLGGEGISLVNIRDILGNHLRFTDIDVMAYKDVIVWQDRVPRTVVAAAVGAGLAICGVILQSLLRNPLADPFLLGISSGASTGAVVIGILGLGGSVLGLSGGAFVGALVSFGTVLLLAQLAGGSTDRVILAGIAMTQLFSALTSFVIFAFADSDETRGVLFWLLGSLEGVRWDDAWLTAAVTVVGLACCWAAARALDAFSFGDEVAASLGISVTQVRGGLLVLTAVVTAALVSVAGAVGFVGLVLPHAARFLVGPGHTRLVPVSALLGAIFLVWVDALSRLAFHPTPLPLGVGTALIGVPAFVAIMFSRKGRA; this is translated from the coding sequence ATGAACTTTCGTACCGTTGTCGATCATCGACCCGGCCTGGCGACCGCCGCGCTGCTCGTCCTCGGCATGGGAGTGCTGCTGTTCTCCATGCTGGCCGCCGTCTCTCTTGGCGGGGAGGGGATCAGCCTTGTCAATATTCGGGACATCCTGGGCAACCACCTTCGGTTCACCGATATCGACGTCATGGCCTACAAGGACGTGATCGTCTGGCAAGACCGGGTGCCTCGCACGGTGGTCGCCGCCGCCGTCGGCGCCGGGCTGGCCATCTGCGGCGTGATCCTGCAGTCGTTACTGCGTAATCCGCTCGCCGACCCCTTCCTGCTCGGTATCTCGTCGGGAGCGTCCACCGGCGCCGTCGTGATCGGGATCCTCGGCCTCGGCGGTTCGGTGCTCGGACTCTCGGGTGGCGCTTTCGTCGGGGCACTGGTGTCATTCGGTACCGTGCTGCTGCTGGCCCAACTCGCCGGCGGCAGTACCGACCGGGTCATCCTGGCCGGCATCGCGATGACGCAATTGTTCTCTGCGCTCACGTCATTCGTGATCTTCGCCTTTGCCGACTCCGACGAGACCCGGGGAGTGCTCTTCTGGCTGCTCGGATCCCTCGAGGGTGTCCGCTGGGACGATGCCTGGTTGACCGCAGCGGTCACCGTGGTGGGCCTCGCCTGCTGCTGGGCCGCGGCCAGAGCGCTGGACGCGTTCAGCTTCGGTGACGAGGTCGCCGCATCGCTGGGGATCTCGGTGACACAGGTGCGCGGTGGTCTTCTGGTGCTGACGGCGGTGGTCACCGCCGCATTGGTCAGCGTCGCCGGTGCGGTCGGATTCGTCGGACTGGTCCTTCCGCACGCGGCCCGGTTTCTGGTCGGCCCGGGACACACACGTCTGGTCCCGGTCAGCGCATTGCTGGGTGCGATCTTCCTGGTATGGGTGGATGCCCTGTCACGGTTGGCGTTCCACCCCACACCGCTTCCGTTGGGCGTCGGTACGGCACTGATCGGTGTTCCCGCCTTCGTGGCGATCATGTTCTCCCGAAAGGGCAGAGCATGA
- a CDS encoding LysE family translocator: MSIAFLVTTLVVVATPGTGAVYSIATGLARGAKAGMVAAFGCTLGVLPHMIAAITGLAALLNSSAVAFQTVKWVGVAYLLYLAWQTLRDKSVLDVGDIAQPPASALRIIATAILINLLNPKLTIFFFAFLPQFVTVGTPNGTWLMVGLSAVFMALTFVVFALYGVFAATMRAQVITRPKVVAWLRRTFAATYLLMAGRLAFESR, encoded by the coding sequence ATGAGCATCGCGTTTCTCGTCACCACTCTTGTTGTCGTGGCCACCCCTGGAACCGGGGCCGTCTACTCGATAGCGACCGGGCTCGCCCGCGGAGCCAAGGCCGGCATGGTTGCGGCTTTCGGGTGCACACTCGGCGTCTTACCTCACATGATTGCCGCGATCACCGGGCTGGCTGCACTGCTCAACTCCTCGGCAGTCGCGTTTCAGACGGTCAAGTGGGTTGGTGTTGCGTACCTGCTCTACCTGGCTTGGCAGACCTTGCGCGATAAGTCTGTTCTCGACGTCGGCGACATCGCGCAACCACCCGCCTCAGCGTTGCGGATCATCGCCACCGCCATTCTGATCAACCTCCTCAACCCCAAGCTGACCATATTTTTCTTCGCGTTCCTGCCCCAGTTCGTTACCGTAGGGACGCCCAATGGCACCTGGCTGATGGTCGGACTCAGTGCGGTGTTCATGGCGCTCACCTTCGTGGTGTTTGCGCTCTACGGCGTCTTCGCCGCCACCATGCGCGCACAAGTCATCACTCGACCCAAAGTCGTTGCGTGGCTGCGCCGCACGTTTGCCGCCACCTACCTGTTGATGGCAGGCCGGCTCGCGTTCGAGAGCCGTTAG
- a CDS encoding DNA polymerase Y family protein has protein sequence MDWPAVAATTAAGLGATDPVAVTLANRVIACSAAARAAGVRRGLRRREAQARCPQLHVATADPAGDARHFEAVTAAVDDVVPRAEVLRPGLLVVSIRGAARYFGSEQAAAERLVDAVAAVGAECQTGVADQLGTAVFAARAGRIVEPGQDAVFLSALSIRQLAAEPSLAGQGREELTDLLWRMGIRTIGQFAELSRTDVTSRFGADALHAHRFARGEADRGPSGRELPADLDVVMNCDPPIDRVDAAAFAGRSLAGELHRSLESAGVGCTRLAIQAVTANGEELNRVWRCAEPLTEDATADRVRWQLDGWLARRHGGQGPTAPITVLRLHPVEVVSAGALQLPLWGSSGDDDRLRARRALVRVQGLLGLEAVRVPVLSGGRGPAERITLTALGDEPVPRFDPEQPWPGQLPEPSPAVLLDDPVEVVDAQGEPVRVTRRGMFSSYPARLESACHGGDLTWWAGPWPVDERWWDPASAKSGHTARAQVLTAPGRAMLLCYRQRRWYVEGIYE, from the coding sequence ATGGATTGGCCCGCGGTCGCCGCGACCACCGCGGCCGGATTGGGTGCCACCGACCCGGTGGCGGTGACCCTGGCCAACCGTGTCATCGCGTGCTCGGCGGCGGCCAGGGCCGCCGGGGTGCGCCGCGGCCTGCGTCGCCGGGAGGCCCAGGCGCGCTGCCCGCAGCTGCATGTCGCCACCGCGGATCCCGCCGGGGACGCCAGGCACTTCGAGGCGGTGACCGCCGCGGTCGATGATGTGGTGCCGCGAGCCGAGGTGCTACGGCCGGGACTTCTGGTGGTCTCCATCCGCGGTGCCGCCCGCTATTTCGGTTCCGAACAGGCCGCCGCGGAGCGGTTGGTCGATGCAGTGGCCGCGGTGGGTGCGGAATGTCAGACCGGTGTCGCCGACCAGTTGGGCACCGCGGTCTTCGCGGCCAGGGCGGGCCGGATCGTCGAACCCGGGCAGGACGCGGTGTTTCTGTCCGCGCTGTCCATCCGACAGTTGGCCGCCGAACCGAGTCTCGCGGGCCAGGGTCGGGAGGAGTTGACAGATCTGCTGTGGCGGATGGGGATTCGCACCATTGGTCAGTTCGCCGAGCTGTCCCGGACCGATGTGACCTCCCGGTTCGGTGCCGATGCCCTGCACGCACACCGGTTCGCCCGCGGGGAGGCCGACCGCGGCCCGTCGGGACGCGAACTGCCCGCAGATCTGGACGTTGTCATGAATTGTGACCCGCCGATCGACCGGGTGGATGCCGCGGCCTTCGCCGGCCGTTCACTGGCCGGTGAACTGCACCGCAGCCTGGAATCTGCCGGTGTCGGCTGCACCCGGTTGGCCATCCAGGCCGTCACCGCCAATGGTGAAGAGCTGAACCGGGTCTGGCGATGCGCCGAGCCGCTGACCGAGGATGCCACCGCCGACCGGGTGCGCTGGCAGCTGGACGGCTGGCTTGCCCGACGGCATGGCGGGCAGGGGCCCACCGCGCCGATCACGGTGCTGCGCCTGCATCCGGTCGAAGTGGTCTCGGCGGGGGCGCTGCAACTTCCGCTGTGGGGCTCCTCCGGTGATGACGACCGGTTGCGGGCCCGCCGAGCCTTGGTACGGGTGCAAGGCCTGCTGGGGTTGGAGGCGGTACGGGTGCCGGTGCTCAGCGGTGGCCGGGGCCCCGCCGAGCGCATCACCTTGACCGCACTCGGAGACGAACCGGTGCCCAGGTTCGATCCCGAGCAGCCCTGGCCCGGTCAACTGCCCGAACCGTCACCGGCGGTGCTGCTCGATGATCCGGTGGAAGTAGTGGACGCCCAGGGCGAACCGGTCCGGGTGACCCGGCGCGGGATGTTCTCCTCGTATCCGGCGCGGCTGGAATCGGCTTGCCACGGAGGGGATCTCACGTGGTGGGCCGGTCCGTGGCCGGTCGACGAACGCTGGTGGGATCCGGCGAGTGCGAAATCCGGTCACACCGCCCGAGCCCAGGTGCTGACCGCGCCAGGGCGGGCGATGCTGCTGTGCTACCGCCAACGCCGGTGGTACGTGGAGGGCATCTACGAGTAG
- a CDS encoding MerR family transcriptional regulator, protein MDELTVGEVAQRFGITVRTLHHYDRIGLLTPARRTASGYRVYAPGDLTRLSQVIVYRRLGLSLDEIARLLAEGNEVSHLKRQRERVMSRLDEMRDLITAIDHALEKAMTNTPMTDEDMRELFGDGFDDYQAEAEQKWGQTPQWQESQRRAKTYGKAEWIQIKAEGTAVEKALADAFRAGLAADSNEAMDAAEQHRLHVNRWFYDCPPAFHRNLGDQYVSDPNYVATYDDTFGLPGLAAYCRDAIHTNADRAGD, encoded by the coding sequence ATGGACGAACTCACCGTTGGTGAGGTCGCGCAGCGGTTCGGTATCACGGTCCGCACGCTTCACCACTATGACCGGATCGGATTGTTGACCCCGGCCCGGCGCACGGCCTCGGGATACCGGGTCTATGCGCCGGGTGACCTGACCCGCTTGTCCCAGGTCATCGTCTACCGCCGGCTCGGACTGTCCTTGGACGAGATCGCTCGACTGTTGGCCGAGGGCAACGAGGTCAGCCACCTGAAACGGCAGCGCGAGCGCGTCATGTCCCGACTCGACGAGATGCGGGACCTCATCACGGCAATCGATCACGCATTGGAGAAAGCGATGACGAATACCCCCATGACCGACGAGGACATGCGTGAATTGTTCGGCGATGGCTTCGACGACTACCAGGCCGAGGCCGAGCAGAAGTGGGGACAGACCCCGCAGTGGCAGGAATCGCAGCGCCGCGCCAAGACCTACGGCAAGGCCGAATGGATTCAGATCAAGGCAGAAGGAACCGCCGTCGAGAAAGCACTGGCCGATGCCTTCCGCGCCGGCCTGGCCGCCGACTCGAACGAAGCGATGGATGCCGCCGAGCAGCACCGGCTCCACGTGAATCGTTGGTTCTACGACTGCCCGCCGGCCTTCCACCGCAATCTCGGCGATCAGTACGTCAGTGACCCGAATTATGTTGCAACATACGACGATACTTTCGGTTTACCGGGCCTGGCAGCGTATTGTCGCGACGCCATCCACACGAACGCAGACCGTGCCGGGGACTGA
- a CDS encoding class I SAM-dependent DNA methyltransferase, translating into MGATSAIRHLAVFASRSAGAPRFDLAILGSVVDEHPDADQVITLYDRHAKAWARDRGDRLIERAWLDRFVACLPDQCRTVLDLGCGTAVPIGQYLINQGCRLHGVDSSGEMITMTRTRFPDHRWDVADMRSLALDGRYGGIIAWDSLFHLSPQHQRSMFPIIARHAASGAALMFNTGPSAGEQIGNYRGEPLYHASLDPAEYRALLADNGFAVIAHAVEDPRCGQRTIWLARTT; encoded by the coding sequence GTGGGTGCCACATCCGCGATCCGCCATCTGGCGGTTTTCGCCAGCCGATCAGCCGGAGCTCCACGTTTCGACCTGGCCATACTGGGCAGTGTGGTTGACGAGCATCCCGACGCCGATCAGGTGATCACGTTGTACGACCGTCACGCCAAGGCGTGGGCGCGTGACCGGGGTGACCGGCTGATCGAACGCGCGTGGCTGGACCGATTCGTGGCGTGCTTACCCGATCAGTGTCGCACCGTCCTGGACCTGGGCTGCGGGACCGCAGTACCGATCGGCCAGTACCTGATCAACCAGGGATGCCGGCTTCACGGGGTCGACTCTTCCGGTGAAATGATCACGATGACCAGGACGCGCTTCCCGGACCATCGATGGGATGTCGCCGACATGCGCTCGCTGGCGCTCGATGGCCGATACGGTGGGATCATCGCATGGGACAGCCTGTTTCATCTTTCACCACAACATCAACGGAGCATGTTCCCGATCATTGCGCGACACGCGGCATCTGGTGCCGCGCTCATGTTCAACACCGGCCCATCAGCCGGCGAACAGATCGGCAACTACCGAGGCGAACCGCTCTACCACGCCAGCCTCGACCCGGCTGAATACCGTGCTCTGCTCGCCGACAACGGCTTCGCAGTCATCGCCCACGCCGTCGAAGACCCGAGGTGCGGGCAGCGCACCATCTGGCTCGCACGGACCACTTAG
- a CDS encoding nucleoside hydrolase, with protein sequence MTGPQTRQPVFADVDTGVDDAMALAYLLASPDAELVGIASTAGNVPVEQVSINNLRLLDLFDAADIPVSTGAAGPLSIPLRTCEDTHGPEGLGYATLPAGDRVLTEHDAANAWVKAARAHPGELIGLATGPLTNLALAMRVEPALPRLLRRLVIMGGAFDYRGNTTPVAEWNTHVDPEAAAEVFAVWSAAWGLSTPTHLPIVLGLNITEHIAMTPSVLARLSAAAGSPSAPLSVLDDRGTRSTAANPVIRVLEDAMRFYFEFHFDQGEGYLAHLHDPLAAAVALDPDLVRCREATVDVELTGTLTRAMTVVDWRGHWGREPNARIGVEVDPAEFFDRYVGRVGPFAARYS encoded by the coding sequence GTGACAGGGCCCCAGACGCGCCAGCCGGTGTTCGCCGATGTCGATACCGGCGTAGACGATGCGATGGCGCTGGCCTATCTGTTGGCCAGCCCCGACGCCGAGCTGGTCGGTATCGCCTCGACGGCGGGCAATGTCCCGGTCGAGCAGGTCAGCATCAACAACCTGCGACTGCTGGATCTGTTCGATGCGGCAGACATCCCGGTGTCCACGGGCGCCGCGGGGCCACTGAGCATCCCGTTGCGCACCTGTGAGGACACCCATGGACCCGAAGGTCTCGGATACGCCACGTTGCCTGCCGGTGACCGGGTGCTCACCGAACATGACGCCGCGAACGCCTGGGTGAAGGCCGCCCGCGCACATCCCGGTGAGCTCATCGGCCTGGCCACCGGACCGTTGACCAATCTGGCGCTGGCCATGCGGGTGGAGCCCGCACTCCCCCGGTTGCTGCGGCGGCTGGTGATCATGGGTGGCGCCTTCGACTACCGCGGTAACACCACCCCGGTGGCCGAGTGGAACACCCATGTCGACCCGGAGGCCGCCGCCGAGGTGTTCGCGGTGTGGAGTGCCGCCTGGGGATTGAGCACCCCGACGCATCTACCGATCGTGTTGGGCCTCAACATCACCGAGCACATCGCGATGACACCGTCCGTCCTGGCCCGACTGTCCGCCGCGGCCGGTTCGCCTTCGGCACCGTTGAGCGTCCTGGACGACCGGGGCACGCGGTCGACGGCGGCCAATCCGGTGATCCGGGTTCTCGAAGACGCCATGCGGTTCTACTTCGAGTTCCACTTCGACCAGGGCGAGGGGTATCTGGCACATCTGCACGATCCGCTGGCGGCCGCGGTCGCGCTGGATCCGGATCTGGTCCGCTGCCGCGAGGCGACCGTCGATGTCGAGCTGACCGGTACCCTCACCAGGGCGATGACCGTGGTCGACTGGCGCGGCCACTGGGGACGGGAACCCAACGCCCGCATCGGCGTCGAGGTCGATCCGGCCGAATTCTTCGACCGCTATGTCGGACGGGTCGGGCCGTTCGCCGCACGCTACTCGTAG
- a CDS encoding SDR family oxidoreductase, with translation MHYVVTGGTGFIGSRVIARLLARDPEARVSVLVRRGSLHRFEKLAAGWGPRVNALVGDLTAPDLGLDGAEVDPVDHVVHCGAIYDMTAPEGIQRAANVEGTRAVIAAARKWGATLHHVSSIAVAGDFVGEYTEDDFDVGQYLPTPYHQTKFEAEALVRAEPGLRTRIYRPAVVVGDSRTGEMDKADGPYYFFPILAKLAVLPGFTPMVLPDTGRTNIVPVDFVVDAMVHLMHIADGDGRTFHLTAPKTIGLRGIYRGVAKAAGLPPLVGSLPGAAVSPVLKATGRAKIVRNMAATQLGVPAEILDVVDLAPTFVADRTTNALAGTGIEVPEFASYAPKLWRFWAQNLDPDRARRDDPKGPLVGRHVVITGASSGIGRASAVAVARRGATVFALARNADALDELIAEIRAEGGDAHAFTCDVTDSGSVEHTVKDILGRFGHVDYLVNNAGRSIRRSVSASTDRLHDYERVMAVNYFGAVRMVLALLPHWQERRFGHVVNVSSAGVQANSPKYSAYLPTKAALDAFSEVVGTETLSDHITFTNIHMPLVRTPMIAPSRRLNPVPPITAEHAAAMVVRGLIEKPSRIDTPLGTLADLGTYFTPRLSRRVLHQLYLGYPDSAAARGQAPEEEVAVPARQPRRPARAVRAVRMPRPVKRAVRAIPGVHW, from the coding sequence ATGCATTATGTCGTTACCGGCGGTACCGGGTTTATCGGCAGCCGGGTCATCGCCCGCCTCCTGGCACGAGATCCCGAGGCACGGGTCTCGGTGCTCGTGCGACGCGGATCGCTGCACCGCTTCGAAAAGCTCGCCGCGGGTTGGGGTCCGCGGGTGAATGCGCTGGTAGGTGACCTCACCGCACCGGACCTGGGTCTGGACGGCGCCGAGGTCGACCCCGTCGATCATGTGGTGCACTGCGGCGCGATCTATGACATGACCGCACCCGAGGGCATCCAGCGCGCCGCCAATGTCGAGGGCACCCGCGCGGTCATCGCGGCAGCCCGCAAATGGGGAGCGACCCTGCACCACGTGTCCTCGATCGCGGTGGCCGGCGATTTCGTCGGTGAGTACACCGAGGACGATTTCGACGTCGGCCAGTATCTGCCCACCCCGTATCACCAGACCAAGTTCGAGGCCGAGGCATTGGTGCGCGCCGAACCCGGACTGCGCACGCGGATCTACCGTCCGGCCGTCGTGGTCGGCGATTCCCGCACCGGCGAGATGGACAAGGCCGACGGGCCGTACTACTTCTTTCCCATCCTGGCCAAGCTCGCTGTGCTGCCGGGGTTCACCCCGATGGTGCTGCCCGATACCGGCCGGACGAACATCGTCCCGGTCGACTTCGTGGTCGACGCCATGGTCCACCTGATGCACATCGCCGACGGCGATGGCCGCACGTTCCATCTCACGGCTCCGAAAACCATTGGGCTGCGCGGCATCTACCGTGGTGTGGCCAAGGCCGCCGGGTTGCCGCCGCTGGTCGGTTCGCTCCCCGGGGCCGCCGTATCCCCCGTCCTCAAGGCAACCGGCCGCGCCAAGATCGTGCGCAACATGGCGGCCACCCAACTCGGGGTGCCCGCCGAGATCCTCGATGTCGTCGACCTCGCACCGACGTTCGTCGCCGATCGCACCACGAACGCACTCGCGGGAACGGGTATCGAGGTGCCCGAATTCGCCTCGTACGCACCGAAGTTGTGGAGATTCTGGGCGCAGAACCTGGACCCGGACCGCGCTCGTCGCGATGATCCGAAGGGCCCGCTGGTGGGCAGGCATGTCGTGATCACCGGGGCGTCCAGCGGTATCGGACGGGCCTCGGCCGTCGCCGTGGCCCGCCGCGGCGCCACGGTCTTCGCGTTGGCCCGCAACGCCGATGCACTCGACGAACTGATCGCCGAGATCCGCGCCGAGGGAGGGGACGCCCACGCTTTCACCTGTGACGTCACCGATTCCGGCTCGGTGGAGCACACGGTCAAGGACATTCTCGGGCGGTTCGGCCACGTCGACTACCTGGTGAACAATGCCGGTCGGTCGATCCGGCGGTCGGTGTCGGCCTCGACCGACCGGCTGCACGATTACGAACGGGTGATGGCGGTCAACTATTTCGGCGCCGTGCGGATGGTGCTTGCGCTGCTGCCGCACTGGCAGGAACGGCGGTTCGGACACGTGGTCAACGTGTCCAGCGCCGGCGTGCAGGCCAACAGCCCCAAGTACAGCGCCTACCTGCCGACCAAGGCGGCCCTCGACGCGTTCTCCGAAGTGGTCGGCACCGAAACACTGTCCGATCACATCACTTTCACCAACATCCACATGCCGTTGGTGCGCACCCCGATGATCGCGCCATCGCGCCGGCTCAATCCGGTTCCACCCATCACCGCCGAGCACGCCGCGGCGATGGTGGTGCGCGGGCTGATCGAGAAGCCGTCGCGCATCGACACCCCACTGGGCACGCTGGCCGATCTGGGCACCTACTTCACGCCACGACTGTCCCGGCGCGTGCTGCATCAGCTCTATCTGGGTTACCCGGATTCCGCGGCGGCCCGCGGCCAGGCACCCGAGGAAGAGGTGGCCGTGCCAGCGCGCCAGCCCCGGCGCCCGGCGCGCGCTGTGCGCGCTGTGCGGATGCCGCGACCGGTCAAGCGCGCGGTCCGAGCGATTCCGGGTGTGCACTGGTAG
- a CDS encoding ABC transporter substrate-binding protein — protein MSLYTRALSFFAVALLTAGAATACGASETVEKTSVDASGEGRTTYPLTIENCGTAQTFDAVPSRVVSLDQGSTELLLSLGLADHLVGTASWTDPVLEDLAEANAGVTRLADNAPTYEAVMGTNPDFVTASFGRHLKEQGGVATRDRFAETSINTYLSPTDCEGGVSINGGGKRSTPLTMDSLYQEITELAAVFDVPSRGERLVDELKQRVADATAKAADSDRTVAFWFADTKTPYIGGGMGATNLIAQTVGAQNPFRDIKDDWSPLTWTSLVERNPQVLVLGDLARNRFPGDRLEDKKQFLATDPVTAVLPAVAGEQYVALHGAEMNPSIRIVDGIEKLADWLAANPQ, from the coding sequence GTGTCGTTGTACACCCGCGCCCTCAGCTTCTTCGCGGTCGCGCTGCTGACCGCAGGCGCGGCCACCGCGTGTGGCGCCTCGGAGACGGTGGAGAAGACGTCCGTCGACGCATCCGGTGAGGGACGTACCACCTACCCGCTGACCATCGAGAACTGCGGGACGGCGCAAACGTTCGACGCCGTGCCGTCCCGGGTGGTGTCGCTCGACCAGGGGTCGACGGAACTGCTCCTTTCGCTCGGGTTGGCCGATCACCTCGTGGGCACGGCCTCCTGGACCGACCCGGTGCTCGAGGACCTCGCGGAGGCGAATGCCGGAGTCACCCGGCTGGCCGACAACGCCCCCACCTATGAGGCCGTCATGGGCACCAATCCGGATTTCGTCACCGCATCGTTCGGGCGCCACCTCAAGGAGCAGGGCGGTGTCGCAACCCGTGACCGGTTCGCCGAGACCAGCATCAATACCTACCTCTCGCCTACCGATTGTGAAGGGGGAGTGTCCATCAACGGCGGAGGCAAGCGCTCGACGCCCCTGACGATGGACTCGCTCTACCAGGAGATCACCGAGCTGGCTGCCGTCTTCGACGTGCCGAGTCGCGGTGAGCGGTTGGTCGACGAGCTCAAACAGCGGGTTGCCGATGCCACCGCCAAAGCGGCTGACTCGGACCGGACGGTCGCGTTCTGGTTCGCCGACACCAAGACCCCCTATATCGGCGGCGGCATGGGGGCGACGAACCTGATCGCGCAGACGGTCGGCGCGCAGAATCCGTTCCGGGACATCAAGGATGACTGGAGCCCACTGACATGGACATCGTTGGTGGAGCGCAACCCCCAGGTACTCGTTCTCGGCGACCTTGCCCGCAATCGCTTCCCCGGTGACCGCTTGGAGGACAAGAAACAGTTCCTCGCCACGGATCCGGTCACTGCCGTGCTGCCGGCCGTCGCCGGTGAGCAGTACGTCGCGTTGCACGGCGCCGAGATGAATCCGTCGATCCGCATCGTCGACGGCATCGAGAAGCTCGCCGACTGGCTCGCGGCGAACCCGCAGTAG
- a CDS encoding alpha/beta fold hydrolase → MVTIALHHERYGAAEGAIPLVLVHGGAGSIQTDWEFAIPRFSRGRVVFGVDLQGHGHTPHVDRAYTFENSADDIAHLVRELGFACIDIMGFSNGGPTALRFAQRHPELAHRVVVASGMTRRDGMVDGFWSNFEDPQVEDIPSDLANAYRRINPDPDDLRRMFELDIALMRGFVDWKDEEMAAIKSPVLFIGGDRDVVTPQHVVAMAAAVPDGRPLVMPAGHGDYLGMSHLNELDSDLADACLTIVRRFLSE, encoded by the coding sequence ATGGTGACGATCGCACTGCACCACGAACGCTATGGTGCCGCTGAGGGAGCGATACCTCTGGTGCTCGTCCATGGCGGCGCAGGCAGCATCCAGACCGACTGGGAATTCGCTATACCAAGGTTTTCTCGCGGCAGAGTGGTATTTGGCGTCGATTTACAGGGCCACGGCCACACCCCGCACGTCGACCGGGCCTACACATTCGAGAACTCCGCCGACGACATCGCCCACTTGGTGCGAGAGCTGGGATTCGCCTGTATCGACATCATGGGCTTCAGCAATGGAGGTCCTACCGCTCTGCGGTTTGCACAGCGCCACCCGGAGTTGGCTCACCGAGTCGTTGTCGCGTCGGGAATGACTCGACGAGACGGAATGGTCGACGGCTTCTGGTCCAACTTCGAGGACCCGCAAGTCGAAGACATACCAAGCGATCTCGCCAATGCCTATCGCCGAATCAATCCTGACCCCGACGATCTGCGGCGCATGTTCGAACTCGACATTGCCCTCATGCGCGGGTTCGTGGACTGGAAAGATGAAGAAATGGCCGCAATCAAGTCACCCGTTCTCTTCATCGGGGGAGATCGTGATGTGGTCACTCCGCAGCATGTGGTTGCGATGGCTGCGGCGGTGCCAGACGGACGGCCATTGGTGATGCCGGCGGGCCATGGCGACTACCTGGGCATGTCCCATCTGAATGAGCTCGACTCCGATCTTGCTGACGCCTGCCTCACAATCGTTCGACGGTTTCTATCCGAGTAG
- a CDS encoding putative immunity protein, which yields MTDPAKKGTNPDPLTHKALARWAAECAERALPIFETTHPGDARPRTAIGTLRAWIEDKVPMTACRSAAFAAHAAARDAEQVGDSAAVAAARAAGQAAAVAHMANHAQHAATYAAKAAGLHASDSQSNQAERDWQWTNIDPEFRPLVFPKSIHQPRDSG from the coding sequence GTGACCGACCCTGCAAAGAAGGGGACGAACCCCGATCCACTTACGCACAAGGCGCTCGCGCGGTGGGCCGCCGAATGCGCAGAGCGCGCGCTCCCGATCTTCGAGACCACTCATCCCGGCGATGCTCGACCGCGCACGGCCATCGGCACACTGCGAGCCTGGATCGAAGACAAAGTCCCCATGACCGCATGCCGCAGTGCAGCGTTCGCAGCTCACGCCGCTGCACGCGATGCCGAACAAGTCGGTGATTCCGCAGCTGTAGCAGCCGCGCGAGCAGCGGGTCAAGCAGCAGCGGTCGCACACATGGCCAACCACGCTCAGCACGCCGCAACCTACGCGGCCAAAGCCGCCGGCCTGCACGCCTCCGACAGCCAGAGCAACCAAGCCGAACGCGACTGGCAATGGACCAACATCGACCCAGAGTTTCGCCCGCTGGTATTCCCGAAGAGCATTCACCAGCCGCGTGACTCGGGCTAG